One part of the Salvelinus sp. IW2-2015 linkage group LG28, ASM291031v2, whole genome shotgun sequence genome encodes these proteins:
- the LOC111954551 gene encoding DNA repair protein RAD51 homolog A: MAVRSEARVEAEVEEEESFGPQLLSRLEQCGISASDIKKLEDAGFHTIEAVAYAPKKELLNIKGISEAKADKVLAEAAKLVPMGFTTATEFHQRRAEIIQISTGSKELDKLLQGGIETGSITEMFGEFRTGKTQLCHTLAVTCQLPIDQGGGEGKAMYIDTEGTFRPERLLAVAERYGLVGSDVLDNVAYARAFNTDHQTQLLYQASAMMAESRYALLIVDSATALYRTDYSGRGELAARQGHLGRFLRMLLRLADEFGVAVVITNQVVAQVDGAAMFSADPKKPIGGNIMAHASTTRLYLRKGRGETRICKIYDSPCLPESEAMFAINADGVGDAKD, encoded by the exons ATGGCTGTGAGGAGCGAGGCCAGGGTGGAggcagaggtagaggaggaggagagctttGGACCACAGCTACTGAGCAGACTTGAG CAATGTGGCATCAGTGCCAGTGACATAAAGAAGCTGGAGGATGCAGGCTTCCACACCATTGAAGCAGTGGCCTATGCCCCCAAGAAGGAGCTGCTTAACATCAAGGGGATCAGTGAGGCCAAAGCAGACAAAGTTCTG GCTGAAGCTGCCAAACTAGTGCCCATGGGCTTCACCACAGCAACAGAGTTCCACCAACGCCGAGCTGAAATCATCCAGATCTCCACTGGGTCCAAAGAGCTGGACAAGCTGCTACAGG gtgggaTAGAGACAGGCTCCATCACAGAAATGTTTGGAGAGTTCCGGACAGGAAAGACACAGCTGTGCCACACCCTTGCAGTCACCTGCCAG TTGCCCATTGACCAGGGTGGTGGAGAGGGAAAAGCCATGTACATTGATACAGAGGGGACCTTCAGACCAGAGAGGTTACTGGCTGTAGCAGAGAG GTATGGACTTGTTGGGAGTGACGTTCTGGACAATGTAGCCTACGCTAGGGCCTTCAACACAGACCACCAGACCCAGCTGCTTTACCAAGCCTCAGCCATGATGGCAGAGTCCAG GTATGCCCTGCTGATAGTGGACAGTGCCACAGCCCTCTACAGAACCGACTACTCCGGGAGGGGAGAGCTCGCTGCACGGCAAGGCCACCTGGGACGCTTCCTGAGGATGCTGCTAAGGCTAGCAGACGAG TTTGGCGTTGCTGTGGTGATAACCAATCAGGTGGTGGCCCAGGTAGACGGTGCAGCCATGTTCTCAGCAGACCCTAAAAAACCTATCGGGGGCAACATCATGGCACATGCCTCCACTACGCG ACTGTACTTGAGGAAAGGCCGTGGCGAAACGAGGATCTGCAAAATCTACGACTCACCCTGCCTCCCTGAGTCTGAAGCCATGTTTGCCATCAACGCAGATGGGGTGGGTGATGCCAAGGACTGA